In Hymenobacter gelipurpurascens, one DNA window encodes the following:
- a CDS encoding FKBP-type peptidyl-prolyl cis-trans isomerase has translation MAQISPNKVVTITYDLSVTDENQEKVLVESAEEDAPMVFLFGQSGLPEEFERQLDGKQAGDAFNFSLTPEQAYGDYDQQAVVDIPKNVFEIDGKIDDEMVQVGNFLPMADNQGHHMQGKIVDIGADTIKMDFNHPLAGMVMHFDGKVAEVREATREELDHGHVHGEGGHQH, from the coding sequence ATGGCCCAGATCAGCCCCAACAAAGTCGTCACCATCACCTACGACCTAAGTGTGACCGACGAAAACCAGGAGAAAGTTCTCGTAGAATCGGCCGAAGAAGATGCGCCGATGGTGTTCTTGTTCGGCCAGAGTGGCCTACCCGAAGAGTTTGAGCGACAGCTCGACGGCAAGCAGGCCGGCGACGCGTTCAACTTCTCCCTCACCCCCGAGCAGGCCTACGGCGACTACGACCAGCAGGCCGTGGTGGACATCCCGAAAAACGTATTCGAAATCGACGGCAAAATCGACGACGAGATGGTGCAGGTAGGCAACTTCCTGCCCATGGCCGACAACCAGGGCCACCACATGCAAGGCAAAATCGTGGATATCGGTGCCGATACCATCAAAATGGACTTCAACCACCCCCTCGCCGGCATGGTCATGCACTTCGACGGCAAAGTAGCCGAAGTACGTGAAGCCACCCGCGAAGAGCTAGACCACGGCCACGTACACGGCGAAGGCGGCCACCAGCACTAG
- a CDS encoding SMP-30/gluconolactonase/LRE family protein, with the protein MKNFLPALLMGGVLLAGCQSNSSNTENSTPATPPGDSTATVPATTDTVATIGSPKLLHTLDEAQNTPDGLAVAPNGSLILSVPNLANNSYPAVLMEMTDTSLKPYLTNLPVEPTTKKAAPMDLAFGPDGNLYYAENQYENSKDFKSRLMRVRVQNGKPGKVETVVDNFALANAVLWKGNTLYVTDSQWDMPDNDKGSAILHFTLAELSKGPIHLKPKTKDPHVLAMFTTTVNETGVDNGADGLDYDSQGRLYTGSFGDGKFYRVTLKPDGSLDKQETLTLTGKQIPCIDGLIIDRKTDKAYVCNSRENAIEVINLNDNSVTTLAQNGDTDGSGGLLDQPAEVLLKGNRLYISDFDKPEKNFINRKSDAPHTMSVIDFK; encoded by the coding sequence ATGAAAAATTTCCTTCCTGCCCTCCTGATGGGCGGCGTGCTACTGGCCGGCTGCCAGTCCAACTCCTCCAACACCGAGAACAGCACCCCGGCCACCCCGCCCGGCGACTCCACCGCCACCGTGCCCGCCACCACCGATACCGTGGCAACCATCGGTAGCCCGAAGCTGCTGCACACCCTCGATGAGGCCCAAAACACCCCCGATGGCCTGGCGGTGGCGCCCAACGGCAGCCTGATTTTGTCGGTGCCCAACCTGGCCAACAACTCCTACCCGGCGGTGCTAATGGAGATGACCGATACCAGCCTCAAGCCCTACCTCACCAACCTGCCCGTGGAGCCCACCACCAAAAAGGCCGCGCCCATGGACCTGGCATTCGGGCCCGATGGCAACCTCTACTATGCCGAAAACCAGTACGAAAACAGCAAAGATTTCAAATCTCGGCTGATGCGGGTGCGGGTGCAGAACGGCAAGCCTGGCAAAGTGGAAACGGTGGTCGATAACTTCGCCCTGGCCAATGCGGTGCTCTGGAAAGGCAACACGCTCTACGTGACCGACAGCCAGTGGGACATGCCCGACAACGACAAGGGCAGCGCCATTCTGCACTTCACGCTGGCCGAGCTCAGCAAAGGCCCCATTCACCTCAAGCCCAAAACCAAAGACCCGCACGTGCTGGCCATGTTCACGACCACCGTCAACGAAACCGGCGTGGATAATGGCGCCGATGGCCTCGACTACGACAGCCAGGGCCGCCTCTACACCGGCTCCTTCGGCGACGGTAAGTTCTACCGCGTCACCCTCAAGCCTGATGGCAGCCTAGATAAGCAGGAAACCCTCACGCTCACCGGCAAGCAAATCCCCTGCATCGACGGCCTGATCATCGACCGCAAAACCGATAAGGCCTACGTGTGCAACTCCCGCGAAAACGCCATTGAAGTAATCAACCTCAACGATAATTCCGTAACCACCCTCGCCCAAAACGGCGACACCGACGGGTCAGGTGGCCTACTAGACCAGCCTGCCGAAGTGCTGCTGAAAGGCAACCGCCTCTACATCTCCGACTTCGACAAACCAGAGAAGAATTTCATCAACAGGAAGTCCGACGCCCCGCACACTATGTCGGTGATTGACTTTAAGTAG
- a CDS encoding isoaspartyl peptidase/L-asparaginase family protein, which translates to MPKYALVLHGGAVTMDPSSISPEKEAALREGLQAALKAGWKILHRGGSALDAVEATVNSLENNENFNSGRGSSLNLQGEVQMDASIMDGRTLQAGAVNSVRYVKNPVTLARTVMEKCEHVYLSGDGAIEFALEHGLTMEAVHYFETEKTRQEWLEIVMDEAKVPQKDTVGAVALDQDGNLAVATSTGGIEGQRKGRVGDSPVIGGGSYAANEACAVSCTGDGEVLLRGALAHEVYALVKYKGLSVQEACKEAVQLRAEDLKGDKGFIAIDTDGNIAIESNTNVMRCAYRIEDEEPFVAVWREELDK; encoded by the coding sequence ATGCCGAAATATGCCTTAGTACTGCACGGTGGCGCCGTCACTATGGACCCCAGTAGTATTTCCCCAGAGAAGGAAGCCGCCCTGCGCGAAGGCCTTCAGGCGGCTCTGAAGGCCGGGTGGAAAATTTTGCATCGCGGGGGTAGCGCGCTGGATGCTGTGGAGGCTACGGTGAACAGCCTCGAAAACAACGAGAACTTCAACTCGGGCCGAGGCAGCAGCCTCAATCTACAGGGCGAAGTGCAGATGGACGCCTCCATCATGGATGGCCGTACGCTGCAAGCTGGCGCCGTAAATAGCGTGCGCTATGTCAAAAACCCCGTTACCCTAGCGCGTACCGTAATGGAGAAATGCGAGCATGTGTATCTCTCCGGCGATGGCGCCATTGAGTTTGCTCTGGAGCATGGCCTGACCATGGAGGCCGTGCATTATTTTGAGACGGAAAAAACCCGCCAAGAATGGCTGGAAATAGTGATGGATGAAGCCAAAGTGCCCCAAAAAGACACCGTAGGCGCCGTAGCCCTCGACCAGGATGGCAACCTTGCCGTGGCCACCAGCACAGGGGGTATTGAAGGCCAACGCAAAGGCCGCGTCGGCGACAGCCCCGTAATTGGCGGAGGCTCCTACGCTGCCAACGAAGCCTGCGCCGTGTCCTGCACCGGCGATGGTGAAGTGCTACTCCGCGGTGCTCTGGCTCATGAAGTCTATGCCCTCGTCAAATATAAAGGCCTGAGCGTGCAGGAGGCCTGCAAAGAAGCCGTGCAGCTCCGCGCAGAAGACCTCAAGGGCGATAAAGGCTTCATTGCTATTGATACGGATGGCAACATAGCAATCGAGAGCAATACCAACGTGATGCGCTGCGCCTACCGCATCGAGGATGAAGAGCCATTCGTAGCCGTATGGCGCGAGGAGCTGGATAAATAG
- a CDS encoding AAA domain-containing protein, which translates to MSEQPTFTDPYALEKELRKVEALMKLEQQEDLEQFKIKSAKASIAERQQRGLTWYPVKITKEDIGFGGKLVLELERPANLGGLHLFQVGKNAALFGNIPGRSGSDRPTLNGVITSVKRNKILLATTKEDLPDWVEEGKLGVDLTFDEVSYREMEYALGKVMGAYEGRIAELRDVLLGAKPARYKPESEVQPYYPSPLNDSQIAAVRHVLAAQDVAIIHGPPGTGKTTTLVQAILETIRRERRVLVCAPSNTAVDLLTEKLAERGVNVIRMGNPSRVSDLLLQHTLDAQIMNHKSYAELKSMRQTAEQYREQASKFKRHFGWEEREQRRHLKEQAHLLLQESDQLERYITEDLLEQVQVITCTLVGASNRAIRHLTYETVFIDEAAQALEPGCWIPITKANRVVLAGDHQQLPPTVKSEKAAQGGLRETLFEKCIKRQPNTARMLEVQYRMHEQIMAFSSEQFYEGRLKAAPSVAHADLPDYDLRFAPDMAVEFLDTAGFGFQEITIEDSRSTANPEEADLLLKRLAQLLEPYDQADHTEDLLTIGVIAPYRAQINYLKDAVEENDELAGLMEHRMLSVGTVDSFQGQERDIIAISLTRSNTQGEIGFLSDIRRMNVGMTRARRKLLLVGDSSTLGSHPFYKAFLDYVESIGAYRTAWELQ; encoded by the coding sequence TTGTCTGAACAACCTACATTTACCGACCCTTACGCGCTGGAAAAAGAGCTGCGCAAGGTAGAGGCCCTCATGAAGCTGGAGCAGCAGGAGGACCTCGAACAATTCAAAATCAAGAGCGCTAAGGCTTCCATTGCGGAGCGCCAGCAGCGCGGCCTGACGTGGTACCCCGTCAAAATAACCAAGGAAGACATCGGCTTCGGCGGCAAGCTTGTGCTGGAGCTGGAACGCCCCGCTAATTTGGGTGGCCTACACCTGTTCCAAGTAGGCAAAAACGCTGCGCTGTTCGGCAACATTCCCGGCCGCTCGGGCTCAGACAGGCCTACGCTTAACGGCGTTATTACCAGCGTAAAGCGCAATAAAATCCTGCTGGCCACCACCAAGGAAGACCTTCCGGATTGGGTGGAAGAAGGCAAGCTGGGCGTAGATCTGACCTTCGATGAGGTGAGCTACCGCGAGATGGAGTACGCCCTGGGCAAAGTGATGGGTGCCTACGAGGGCCGCATTGCCGAGCTGCGCGACGTGCTGCTGGGTGCCAAACCCGCCCGGTACAAGCCCGAAAGCGAAGTACAGCCCTACTATCCCAGCCCGCTCAACGACTCCCAGATTGCCGCCGTGCGTCACGTGCTGGCGGCTCAGGATGTGGCTATCATCCACGGCCCTCCCGGCACCGGCAAAACCACTACGCTGGTGCAGGCCATTCTGGAAACCATTCGGCGCGAGCGGCGGGTGCTGGTGTGCGCCCCCAGCAACACGGCCGTGGATTTGCTGACGGAAAAGCTGGCCGAACGCGGCGTAAACGTAATTCGGATGGGTAACCCCTCGCGGGTGTCTGACCTGCTGCTCCAGCACACGCTGGATGCCCAGATCATGAACCACAAGAGCTACGCCGAGCTGAAAAGCATGCGTCAGACCGCGGAGCAGTACCGCGAGCAGGCCAGCAAATTCAAGCGCCACTTTGGCTGGGAGGAGCGTGAGCAGCGCCGCCACCTGAAGGAGCAGGCGCACTTGCTGCTGCAGGAGTCGGACCAGCTGGAGCGCTACATCACGGAGGACCTCCTGGAGCAGGTGCAGGTGATTACGTGCACCTTGGTAGGCGCCTCCAACCGCGCCATCCGCCACCTCACTTACGAAACCGTCTTCATTGATGAAGCTGCTCAGGCCCTGGAGCCCGGCTGCTGGATTCCTATCACGAAGGCGAACCGCGTAGTGCTGGCCGGCGACCATCAGCAGCTGCCCCCGACGGTGAAGAGCGAGAAAGCCGCTCAGGGTGGCCTACGCGAAACGTTGTTCGAGAAGTGCATCAAGCGCCAGCCCAACACGGCCCGCATGCTGGAAGTGCAATACCGCATGCACGAGCAGATTATGGCGTTTAGCTCGGAGCAGTTTTACGAAGGCCGCCTGAAAGCCGCGCCCAGCGTGGCCCACGCCGACCTGCCTGACTACGACCTGCGCTTCGCCCCCGACATGGCCGTGGAATTTCTGGATACGGCCGGCTTCGGCTTCCAGGAAATCACCATCGAAGACAGCCGCTCCACCGCCAACCCCGAGGAAGCCGACCTACTCCTGAAGCGCCTCGCGCAACTGCTAGAACCCTACGACCAGGCCGACCACACCGAGGACCTGCTCACCATCGGTGTAATTGCCCCCTACCGCGCCCAAATCAATTATTTGAAGGATGCGGTAGAGGAAAACGACGAGCTGGCGGGCCTCATGGAGCACCGAATGCTCAGTGTTGGCACCGTCGATTCCTTCCAGGGCCAGGAACGCGACATCATTGCCATCAGCCTCACGCGCAGCAACACCCAGGGTGAAATCGGCTTCCTCTCCGATATCCGCCGCATGAACGTAGGCATGACCCGCGCCCGCCGCAAGCTCCTCCTTGTGGGCGACTCCAGCACCCTCGGCTCCCACCCCTTCTACAAAGCCTTCCTCGACTATGTAGAAAGCATCGGGGCCTACCGCACCGCCTGGGAGCTGCAATAA
- the rpiA gene encoding ribose-5-phosphate isomerase RpiA has translation MQPSTQEQTDKEKQLAATAAMRWVRDGMVIGLGSGSTAAQFITLLGQELRDGKLRIQATATSVASETLARSFGIPLLEPRRGLRFDLTVDGADELDDQLRLIKGGGGALLREKVLATASDYLLIIADSSKLVPQLGQFPLPLEVVPFALPWVLDAVDALGGAPTVRPDKQNNQEMARTDQGNLLVDCHFKALADPEQLALQLQAIPGIVEHGLFLGLASAVLIGKGEQVVVRKRGAEPVNAMQFTELP, from the coding sequence ATGCAACCATCCACCCAAGAGCAAACCGATAAAGAGAAACAACTTGCGGCTACCGCGGCCATGCGCTGGGTGCGCGATGGTATGGTGATAGGCCTAGGAAGCGGCAGTACAGCCGCGCAGTTCATCACGCTGCTAGGGCAGGAACTGCGCGATGGCAAACTGCGCATACAAGCCACCGCTACGTCCGTGGCAAGCGAAACGCTGGCGCGCAGCTTCGGAATTCCGCTGCTGGAGCCACGGCGGGGGCTTCGGTTTGATCTGACCGTTGACGGAGCCGATGAGCTTGACGACCAGCTGCGCCTTATCAAAGGCGGGGGCGGGGCGCTGCTGCGGGAAAAGGTACTGGCCACAGCTTCCGACTACCTGCTGATTATTGCCGACTCCTCTAAGCTGGTGCCGCAGCTAGGCCAGTTTCCGTTGCCGCTGGAAGTGGTGCCATTTGCGCTGCCTTGGGTGCTGGATGCGGTGGACGCGCTGGGCGGCGCGCCTACAGTGCGTCCGGATAAACAGAACAACCAGGAAATGGCGCGCACCGACCAAGGCAACCTGCTGGTGGACTGTCATTTCAAGGCACTGGCAGACCCCGAGCAGCTGGCGCTCCAACTGCAGGCTATTCCCGGCATCGTAGAGCACGGCCTGTTTCTGGGCCTAGCAAGTGCCGTGCTGATAGGAAAGGGTGAGCAGGTCGTAGTCAGAAAAAGAGGAGCAGAGCCTGTAAATGCCATGCAATTCACTGAGCTTCCCTAA
- the pgl gene encoding 6-phosphogluconolactonase, which yields MQLHIFSLADEVLGHLADYFVQVARQAIAARGKFTVALSGGSSPKKLYELLASPAYRDQVNWQQVFFFFGDERYVPHTDAESNYRMARLTLLDPLLIAPEQVFAIDTILSPAEAAANYTQTIERFFGDESVQLDLVLLGLGDNSHTASLFPHTPVLHDTSVGAREVFLEDKQVYRITLTAPLLNQARAVAFLVYGPDKAAAVQRVLTEAPNIEEFPAQLIVPTTGELHWFLDESAASKLPK from the coding sequence ATGCAGCTGCACATATTTTCTTTAGCCGATGAAGTCCTGGGCCACTTAGCCGACTACTTCGTGCAAGTAGCCCGCCAGGCCATTGCGGCCCGGGGCAAGTTTACAGTGGCCTTATCAGGCGGCAGCTCCCCCAAGAAGCTTTACGAGCTGCTTGCCTCCCCTGCCTACCGCGACCAGGTAAACTGGCAACAAGTCTTCTTCTTCTTCGGCGATGAGCGCTACGTGCCGCATACCGACGCGGAAAGCAACTACCGCATGGCCCGACTGACGCTGCTCGACCCGCTGCTCATAGCGCCCGAGCAGGTGTTTGCTATCGATACGATCCTCTCACCGGCCGAAGCGGCGGCAAACTACACGCAGACTATCGAGCGTTTTTTTGGCGATGAAAGCGTACAGCTTGACCTCGTGCTGCTGGGCCTCGGCGACAACTCCCACACAGCTTCGCTGTTCCCACACACGCCCGTATTGCATGATACCAGCGTGGGCGCCCGGGAAGTGTTTCTGGAAGACAAACAGGTATACCGCATCACTCTCACAGCTCCCCTACTCAATCAGGCGCGAGCCGTGGCCTTCCTGGTGTATGGCCCCGACAAAGCCGCCGCCGTGCAGCGCGTCCTGACCGAGGCACCGAACATCGAAGAATTTCCCGCGCAACTCATTGTTCCCACCACGGGTGAGCTGCATTGGTTTTTGGATGAATCAGCCGCGTCCAAGCTGCCGAAGTAG
- the zwf gene encoding glucose-6-phosphate dehydrogenase: MSPNKKVQPTIFVIFGGTGDLNARKLTPALYHLFLDGQLPEQFAIIGTGRTPLSDEQFRTRLLDGINQFSRTGKADKKAWSDFAEHMVYQASDVQEATTYQQFSKRIKGYEKDWDTEANVIYYLAVAPEFFPVIAGNLAKSSLTADAERTRIVIEKPFGHDLESSRELNKLLGQIFTERQIYRIDHYLGKETVQNIMAFRFANALFEPLWNRNYIDHVQISVTEQLGVGERSGYYDGAGALRDMIQNHLLQLLCLVAMEPPVDFTADEVRNRKVDVLRAMRRFAPEDVRESAVRGQYGDGWMEGKQVPGYREEPGANPTSNTETFAAVKFFVDNWRWQGVPFYVRTGKRLHRSASIITVQFKDVPHCIFPAETAESWQQNRLIISIQPEMSIRLQVQAKRPGLDMMLNTVDMVFDYKGTYTSQAPEAYETLLLDTMLGDQTLFMRGDQVEAAWDLIMPILNSWQGRASQSFPNYSADSWGPEVAEALIARDGFHWFTLPLNGKH; this comes from the coding sequence ATGAGCCCGAATAAGAAAGTCCAGCCGACTATTTTCGTCATTTTTGGCGGCACCGGCGACCTGAATGCCCGCAAGCTGACGCCTGCACTTTACCACTTATTTCTGGATGGGCAGCTGCCCGAACAGTTTGCCATCATCGGGACGGGCCGCACGCCCCTCTCCGATGAGCAGTTCCGCACCCGGTTGCTGGACGGCATCAACCAGTTTTCGCGCACAGGCAAAGCCGACAAAAAGGCGTGGTCTGACTTCGCCGAACATATGGTCTATCAGGCTTCGGATGTACAGGAAGCTACTACCTATCAGCAGTTTAGCAAGCGCATAAAAGGCTACGAGAAGGACTGGGATACAGAGGCCAATGTGATTTACTACCTGGCTGTGGCGCCGGAGTTTTTTCCTGTTATTGCCGGCAATCTGGCCAAAAGCAGCCTGACCGCTGATGCCGAACGCACGCGCATCGTCATCGAAAAGCCATTCGGGCATGATTTGGAGTCGTCGCGGGAGCTGAACAAACTGCTAGGCCAGATTTTCACCGAGCGTCAGATTTACCGAATCGACCATTACCTGGGCAAGGAAACCGTGCAGAATATCATGGCTTTCCGCTTCGCCAATGCCCTGTTCGAGCCGCTCTGGAACCGCAACTACATCGACCACGTGCAAATTTCCGTGACCGAGCAGTTAGGCGTGGGCGAGCGGAGCGGCTACTACGACGGCGCCGGCGCCCTGCGCGATATGATCCAGAACCACCTGCTGCAGCTGCTGTGCCTGGTGGCCATGGAGCCACCCGTTGATTTCACTGCCGATGAGGTGCGCAACCGCAAGGTAGATGTGCTGCGGGCCATGCGCCGGTTTGCCCCCGAAGATGTGCGCGAATCGGCGGTGCGGGGCCAATACGGTGATGGCTGGATGGAAGGCAAGCAAGTACCTGGCTACCGCGAGGAGCCCGGTGCCAACCCTACCTCCAACACCGAAACCTTTGCGGCCGTCAAGTTTTTCGTGGACAACTGGCGCTGGCAGGGTGTGCCGTTTTATGTGCGCACCGGCAAGCGTTTGCACCGCTCGGCGTCTATCATCACCGTGCAGTTCAAAGACGTGCCGCACTGCATTTTCCCGGCCGAAACCGCCGAGAGCTGGCAGCAAAACCGCCTCATTATCAGCATTCAACCCGAGATGAGCATCCGGCTGCAGGTGCAGGCCAAGCGCCCTGGCCTAGACATGATGCTGAACACCGTGGACATGGTCTTCGACTACAAAGGCACTTACACCAGCCAGGCGCCGGAGGCCTACGAAACTCTGCTGCTCGATACCATGCTCGGCGACCAAACCCTGTTCATGCGCGGCGACCAGGTAGAAGCGGCCTGGGACCTGATTATGCCCATCCTCAACTCGTGGCAGGGCCGGGCCAGCCAGAGCTTCCCCAACTACTCCGCCGACTCCTGGGGGCCGGAAGTAGCCGAAGCCCTCATTGCCCGCGACGGTTTCCACTGGTTCACGCTCCCTCTCAACGGCAAGCACTAG
- the gndA gene encoding NADP-dependent phosphogluconate dehydrogenase — MMSDTPTTTSFGMIGLGTMGRNLLLNLADHGFGVAGYDKDSSKLGLLAEEGAGLPVQGFSQIQAFVQSLQTPRSIMLLVPAGKIVDSVIAELQPLLAQGDIIIDGGNSHFTDTNRRAAALEAAGLHFFGMGISGGEEGARFGPSMMPGGDKQAYQVMQPMFEAIAAKVNGEPCVTYIGPGAAGHFVKMVHNGIEYGLMQLIAETYEVLKHGLGLDNAAIGKVFAQWNEGRLQSFLLDITKDIFTFKAPGTDHLLLDDIKDEARSKGTGKWTSQVAMDLEMPLPTVDMAVALRDLSKYKALREKLAAQYGPTSVALAGDKEALLSSLEQAFYFSMVVTYAQGMHLLEKASQEYGYGLQLAEIAKIWRGGCIIRSSFLNDIFNAYQQDPAVEHLLLDAQVTALIQEAVPGARTIVAAAITAGLALPAYAASVSYFDSFRTARLPSNLIQAQRDYFGAHTYELIGHEGVFHTQWTPSHEDAANKKDTPVGPDNTQEQPVIPNK; from the coding sequence ATGATGAGCGACACGCCTACAACTACTTCGTTTGGCATGATTGGCCTGGGCACCATGGGCCGCAACCTGCTTCTCAACCTGGCCGACCACGGCTTTGGAGTGGCAGGCTACGATAAAGACAGCAGCAAGCTAGGCCTGTTGGCCGAAGAAGGCGCCGGCCTGCCCGTCCAAGGATTTTCTCAGATACAAGCCTTTGTGCAAAGCCTGCAAACGCCCCGCTCCATTATGCTGCTGGTGCCGGCGGGCAAAATCGTGGACAGCGTAATTGCCGAATTACAGCCGCTACTTGCCCAGGGAGACATTATCATTGATGGCGGCAACTCCCACTTCACCGATACCAACCGCCGGGCGGCCGCGCTGGAAGCGGCGGGCCTGCACTTCTTCGGGATGGGCATTTCGGGCGGTGAAGAAGGCGCCCGTTTCGGCCCCAGCATGATGCCCGGCGGCGACAAACAGGCCTACCAGGTCATGCAGCCCATGTTTGAGGCCATTGCGGCCAAAGTGAACGGCGAGCCGTGCGTGACCTACATTGGGCCGGGCGCCGCGGGCCACTTCGTGAAGATGGTGCACAACGGCATTGAGTACGGCCTGATGCAGCTTATTGCCGAAACCTACGAAGTACTCAAGCACGGCCTAGGGCTGGATAATGCCGCTATCGGGAAGGTGTTTGCGCAGTGGAATGAAGGCCGGCTGCAGTCGTTTCTGCTGGATATCACCAAGGATATCTTCACGTTTAAGGCGCCCGGCACCGATCATCTACTGCTCGACGATATCAAGGATGAAGCCCGCTCCAAGGGCACCGGCAAGTGGACCTCGCAGGTAGCCATGGACCTGGAAATGCCCCTGCCCACCGTAGATATGGCCGTGGCCCTGCGCGACTTATCCAAGTACAAAGCCCTCCGCGAGAAGCTGGCAGCCCAGTATGGCCCCACTTCTGTTGCGCTTGCCGGAGATAAAGAGGCTCTGCTGAGCAGCCTGGAGCAGGCGTTTTACTTCAGCATGGTCGTAACGTATGCGCAGGGAATGCACCTGCTCGAGAAGGCTTCGCAGGAGTATGGCTACGGCTTGCAGCTGGCCGAAATTGCCAAAATATGGCGCGGCGGCTGCATTATTCGCTCCAGCTTCCTCAACGATATTTTCAATGCCTATCAGCAGGACCCGGCGGTGGAACACTTGCTGCTGGATGCCCAGGTGACAGCCCTGATTCAGGAGGCGGTGCCGGGTGCCCGCACGATAGTAGCCGCGGCCATTACGGCGGGCTTGGCCCTACCGGCCTACGCGGCTTCCGTGAGCTATTTCGACTCGTTCCGGACCGCCCGCCTACCCTCAAACCTCATCCAGGCCCAGCGCGACTACTTCGGGGCGCATACCTATGAGCTCATCGGCCACGAAGGCGTGTTCCACACCCAATGGACGCCTTCGCACGAGGACGCGGCCAACAAGAAAGACACGCCGGTCGGTCCCGACAATACGCAGGAGCAGCCCGTAATTCCGAACAAGTAG
- the mgrA gene encoding L-glyceraldehyde 3-phosphate reductase has translation MPYQPNPARYSSMLYRRCGRSGLQLPAVSLGLWHNFGDVDVLSNFRAILHRAFDSGVTHFDLANNYGPPPGSAETNFGRILKEDFRGYRDELIISTKAGYHMWEGPYGEWGSRKYLISSLDQSLRRMKLEYVDIFYSHRPDPDTPLEETMGALDQVVRQGKALYVGISNYQPAEAARAQEILRELGTPCLIHQPKYSMFERWVEGGLLDLLGQEGVGCIPFSPLAQGLLTDKYLRGIPDDSRVAKGVGFLTETQLTPERLSQIQQLNTLAQERSQSLAQMALSWILRDERVTSVLIGASKPEQLTDSLKCLENIQFSEEELGRIEQILK, from the coding sequence ATGCCCTACCAACCAAACCCAGCCCGCTATTCCTCCATGCTCTACCGGCGCTGCGGCCGCAGTGGCCTACAACTGCCGGCCGTGTCGCTAGGCCTCTGGCACAACTTCGGCGACGTAGATGTGCTCAGTAACTTCCGCGCCATCCTGCACCGGGCCTTCGATAGCGGCGTCACGCACTTCGATTTAGCCAACAACTACGGTCCGCCGCCCGGCTCCGCCGAAACCAACTTCGGCCGTATTCTGAAGGAGGACTTCCGGGGCTACCGCGACGAGCTCATCATCTCCACCAAAGCCGGCTACCACATGTGGGAAGGCCCGTACGGGGAGTGGGGCTCCCGCAAATACCTCATCTCCAGCCTCGACCAGAGCCTCCGGCGCATGAAGCTGGAGTACGTGGATATCTTCTACTCGCACCGCCCCGACCCCGATACGCCCCTAGAAGAAACCATGGGCGCCCTCGACCAGGTGGTGCGCCAGGGCAAGGCCTTGTACGTGGGTATCAGCAACTACCAGCCCGCCGAGGCGGCCCGTGCCCAAGAAATTCTGCGGGAGCTGGGCACGCCCTGTCTGATTCATCAGCCCAAGTACTCGATGTTTGAGCGGTGGGTAGAAGGTGGCCTACTGGATTTGCTAGGCCAGGAAGGCGTGGGCTGCATCCCATTTTCGCCCCTGGCCCAGGGCCTGCTCACCGACAAATACCTCCGCGGCATCCCCGACGATTCGCGCGTGGCGAAAGGCGTGGGCTTCCTCACCGAAACCCAGCTGACGCCCGAACGCTTGAGCCAGATTCAGCAGTTGAACACGCTGGCCCAGGAACGCAGCCAAAGCCTGGCCCAGATGGCGCTATCCTGGATTCTGCGCGATGAGCGCGTGACGTCGGTGCTCATCGGGGCCAGCAAGCCGGAGCAGCTCACGGATTCGCTGAAGTGCCTGGAGAACATCCAGTTCAGTGAGGAAGAGTTGGGCCGAATAGAACAAATTCTGAAGTAG